The genomic DNA CAGTAATACTTTTAACTGCTTGTAATAACTCTGATAATAAGAGTGAAAACAAAGAAAATGAAAAAGTAACGCTAACAGCAGCAGGAGCGACTTTCCCTATGCCATTTTACAATATGGTTTTTAAGCAATACACAAAATCAACAGAAATGCTTCTTACTTATGGAGGAATAGGTTCAGGTGGTGGAATCAGAAGTTTGAAAGACAAGATTGTTGACTTTGGTGCAACAGATGCTTTTCTTTCTGATGAACAAATGAAAGATTTGCCTGCTGAGATTGTGCATATTCCTACATGTCTTGGTGCAGTGGTTTTGGCTTATAACTTAGAAGGTATTGAATCTATCAAATTGACAAATGAATTGATAGAAGGAATTTTTATGGGAGAAATAACAAGATGGAATGATGAAAAAATTGCAGAAAACAATCCGACTATTGATTTACCAGATACAAAAATTACAGTAGTTCATAGGTCTGATGGTAGTGGAACAACTTTTATTTTTAGTGATTTTATGAGTAAGATTAGCAAAAAATGGAATGAAAATGTTGGAAGAGGAAAATCATTAAAATGGCCTACAGGACTCGGAGCAAAAGGAAATCCAGGTGTTGCAGGAACTATTAGTCAAACAACAGGAGCTATTGGATACATTGGTTCTGAGTATGCATTTGCACAAAAAATACCAGTTGCATTATTGCAAAATAAAGCAGGTAATTATATTGAAGCATCAATTGAGTCGATTAGTAATGCTGCAAAGGGAGAAATTCCCGCAGACACCAGAGTAATGATAACTAATTCTGAGGATGCAGGTGCTTATCCAATAAGTGGTTTTACTTGGATTATTTTATACAAAGACCAAAATTATGATGGACGCTCAAAATTACGAGCAATGGAAACTGTTAAGTTTTTAAATTGGCTTTTAAGTGAAGATGCTCAAAGTAAAACAAAAAAAGTGCATTACTCACCTTTACCTGAATCAACAGTAAAGAAAGCAAAGGATATTTTGAACTCTGTTAATTATGATGGTGAAAAACTTTTAAAATAAAAAAATAAATTTTTATTGCAAGGAATATTTAATGTTCCTTGCAATTTATAAAAAAAGAATATTTAATGAAAACAATAGCATTAGTAGCTCACGATAATAAAAAAAATAATTTATTGGAATGGGCAAAGAATAATAAAAATATTTTATTAAAGAACAAACTTATTGGTACAAGCAACACCGCAAAACTTGTAAATAATGTTTTAGATTTAAATATCAAAGCTTTTGGACACGGACCAAGTGGAGGAGATATATTACTTGCTGCGAAAATTTTAGCAAACGAAGTAGATAAAATTGTGTTTTTTGTTGATATGCAAACACCACAAGGACATGAACATGATATCCAAACACTAATAAGAACAGCGACAATTAATAATATTCCTATTGCACTTAATCGTTCTACGGCAAATTTAATTATTAAAGAAGAAGCTTAATTAAATGAACGGAGAAAAAATAACAAGAATAGTTTTATTCTTATCAACCTTAATAATCCTATTCATTTCAATCGGAATAGGATTTTCTCTTGTTAAGGGTTCAATTCCTGCTTTTAAGGAGTTCGGTATTCAATTTATTTTCTCTTCCGAATGGAATCCTACTGAGGGTCGTGAAGAATATGGTGCTTTGTCATTTATTGTAGGTACTTTAGTTACATCAATCTTTGCCTTAATTATTTGTATTCCAATGGCTTTCTCTGTTTCTTTATTTATCGGTGAATATTTTAGAAATTCAAAATTAGCAAATGTTTTAAGCTCAATAATTGATTTGCTTGCCGGTATTCCTTCTATTGTTTATGGCTTATGGGGTTTTTATGTTTTAAGACCTTTAGTAATTGATTTGGGAATAAATGAACAGGGCTTTGGGATATTTACTGCAAGTATAATTTTGGCAATAATGATAATTCCTTACGCCACTTCTATTAGTAGTGAAATCATTCAGATGGTTCCAAAAGATTTGAAAGAAGCCGCTTATGCTTTGGGTGCTACAAGACGTGAAATGATTTTTAAAGTGTTAATTCCATCTGCAGGTTCGGGGATTTTTGCAAGCTATATTCTGGCATTAGGTAGGGCACTTGGAGAAACTATGGCGGTAACTATGCTTATAGGAAATACAAATGTTATTCCTGATAGTTTGTTTGCTACAGGAAATACCATGGCAAGTGTAATTGCAAATCAATTTGGTGAAGCTGATGGTTTAAAATTGAGTTCACTTATTGCAATAGGACTATTATTATTCCTTATTACATGGATTGTAAATCTTATTGGAAGATTTATTAAAAATCAAGTTATGAAAAAATAAAAAAGATATAAAGTGGATTTTATCATAAAAAATACAAAGTCATTAAATTACAGATTATTTAAAGATAAACTGTTTTATTATTTGATAATAATTATTTCTGCTATTACTATTGTACCTGTACTTCTTATTTTAGCAAAACTTTTTATAAAAGGATACAGGCAAATCAATTTAAGTTTTTTTACCGAAGTTGCTCCCAATACTTTAGAGGCAATGACCGCTGTTGCTAACAATGAAATTATTCCCGGAGGAATTTTAAACGGAATTACAGGAAGTATTTTTATGGTTTTAATTGCATCAGTTATTGCCGTTCCTATTGGTATTTTAACCGGTATTTATTTATCAGAAAATCAAGATAAAATATATACAAATTTAATTAGAACTTTAACTGATATTTTACAAGGAGTTCCTTCAATTGTATTAGGAATTATTGGTTATATTTGGATAGTAAAAGCCGTAACCAACGGTTTTTCAGCTTTAGCAGGAGGATTTTCACTTTCAATAATGATGCTTCCATTAATCATTCGCTCTACCGAAGAAACTCTTAAGATGATTCCTGAATCAATAAAAGAGGCTGGATTGGCTCTTGGAGTACCTTATCATAAAGTAATTTTTAAATTATTGTTGCCAACGGGCTTAAGTGGTTTGTTAACAGGAGTACTTTTATCAGTATCACGAATTTTGGGCGAAACAGCACCCTTGATTTTAACAGCACTTGGTAGCTATGCAATTAATTGGAATATCGAAAAACCAACAAGTGCAATTCCACTATTGATTTGGGAATTTTATAACGACCCTAATTTAATTAACTTAATTTGGAGCTCATCTCTTTTACTTATGATTTTTGTGCTTGCAATTAACATTATTGCAAAACGAATATCAGCAAAATATAAAACTTATTAACAATTAACGGAATTGAAAAACAGATTATGCAAAAATCAATTATAGAAATAGATAATCCATTATTAAGAATCAAGGATTTGTCTATAAGTTATGACAAACAAACTTTTGCAATTAAAGATGTAACGGCAGATACAAGGAAGAACAAAATTACAGCAATTATGGGTCCTTCGGGCTGTGGTAAAAGTACATTACTACGTGCTATTAACAGACTTCATGAGCTTTATCCTAAAATTCAAACAACAGGGAAAATTTACCTTAATGATAATGACATTTCTTTGATGAATCCTATAGATGTAAGGCGTAAAATCGGAATGGTTTTTCAACGACCTAATCCATTTCCTACAATGAGTATCTACGATA from Bacteroidota bacterium includes the following:
- the pstS gene encoding phosphate ABC transporter substrate-binding protein PstS — translated: MKKLATLLISAVILLTACNNSDNKSENKENEKVTLTAAGATFPMPFYNMVFKQYTKSTEMLLTYGGIGSGGGIRSLKDKIVDFGATDAFLSDEQMKDLPAEIVHIPTCLGAVVLAYNLEGIESIKLTNELIEGIFMGEITRWNDEKIAENNPTIDLPDTKITVVHRSDGSGTTFIFSDFMSKISKKWNENVGRGKSLKWPTGLGAKGNPGVAGTISQTTGAIGYIGSEYAFAQKIPVALLQNKAGNYIEASIESISNAAKGEIPADTRVMITNSEDAGAYPISGFTWIILYKDQNYDGRSKLRAMETVKFLNWLLSEDAQSKTKKVHYSPLPESTVKKAKDILNSVNYDGEKLLK
- the pstC gene encoding phosphate ABC transporter permease subunit PstC; its protein translation is MNGEKITRIVLFLSTLIILFISIGIGFSLVKGSIPAFKEFGIQFIFSSEWNPTEGREEYGALSFIVGTLVTSIFALIICIPMAFSVSLFIGEYFRNSKLANVLSSIIDLLAGIPSIVYGLWGFYVLRPLVIDLGINEQGFGIFTASIILAIMIIPYATSISSEIIQMVPKDLKEAAYALGATRREMIFKVLIPSAGSGIFASYILALGRALGETMAVTMLIGNTNVIPDSLFATGNTMASVIANQFGEADGLKLSSLIAIGLLLFLITWIVNLIGRFIKNQVMKK
- a CDS encoding methylglyoxal synthase: MKTIALVAHDNKKNNLLEWAKNNKNILLKNKLIGTSNTAKLVNNVLDLNIKAFGHGPSGGDILLAAKILANEVDKIVFFVDMQTPQGHEHDIQTLIRTATINNIPIALNRSTANLIIKEEA
- the pstA gene encoding phosphate ABC transporter permease PstA; this encodes MDFIIKNTKSLNYRLFKDKLFYYLIIIISAITIVPVLLILAKLFIKGYRQINLSFFTEVAPNTLEAMTAVANNEIIPGGILNGITGSIFMVLIASVIAVPIGILTGIYLSENQDKIYTNLIRTLTDILQGVPSIVLGIIGYIWIVKAVTNGFSALAGGFSLSIMMLPLIIRSTEETLKMIPESIKEAGLALGVPYHKVIFKLLLPTGLSGLLTGVLLSVSRILGETAPLILTALGSYAINWNIEKPTSAIPLLIWEFYNDPNLINLIWSSSLLLMIFVLAINIIAKRISAKYKTY